CTCCAGATGGCCCTCCGCAATCTCGACCAGCTGTTCCAGCGTCAAGCGGCGCTCAATCTGGTGCTCCTCCCAATATTCCCGGCCATACTCCGGCATCCAGACCGTCTGCAGCTCTACGGCCAAACGAGAGGCAAGCGTTGTTTTGCCGGTAGAAGGGGCCCCGAGAAATACGGCATTCGTAATAAGATCCCGGTAAACGGCTGGTTCCACCAAGCTTTTATTTTCAAACAAACCCTCTCTTACCTTGGTCCCGGATACGGGAAACGTCTCCCGAAGCGGATCGACCTGACGATTAACCGCCCCAAGCGCTTCGCTCATATGCTCGCCGTAGAATTCGCTGGAATAGAAATGAGTTACCTTCCGACCACCAAGCAGACCTAAGATATAATTCTCCTGTATACGCTTGACCTCAGGCGTATCTCCGCTGTCCGAAGGTCCGTCCCAAGCTTCCAGCACTTCCACGGTTGGATAGAGCTTGCGAATCCAGCGCGCCCGAACCGATAACGGCACAGGGGTCACCTCGGGGCTGTCGTAAATAACGACAATCAGATGGTCGACTTCGCGCAGCGCCGTCTCCACCACATGCTGGTGCCCGCGGTGAAACGGTGCAAATTTGCCCAACGTCAGCCCGACTTTTTTAACCGGCATACGTGTTCACCTCATTCTGCTGCGCCTGTATAGCTGAAGCTCTCCGCGCATATTCCCGCTTCCACTCCACAAGCCCCATAATCGCAATGCCGAGAAAAATAACATATAAGAACGATGTCGCGTACAGCTCCTTGTAGAAATACATGCCTATCGATAGAACGTCTACGACGATCCAGAAATACCAGCTTTGCAGGATTTTGTACGAGAGCAGGAACTGGGCGACCAGGCTAAGTGTAGCGATAAAAGCATCCAGATAAGGAATAGACGCATCGGTATAACGCTCAAGAATGTAGCCCCACGCCACCGTGAACACAACCAGAAACGCAAGCAGCAGCGCAGCCATTCGCGGAGTCCAGGTTCTTGTTGGCCGAACGGCCGCCCCTTCGCGCTTGGTCATCCATACGGCCCAGCCATAAAGGCTAAGCACGAAAAAGAATACCTGCAGCGTCATATCCGCATACAGCTTTACGTCCAGGAACATATAGAAAAAGCAGGCTACGTTGACCAAGCTGATCGGCCAGGTCCACATTTTCTCCTTCGCGGTCAGCCATACGGCCGCCAGTCCGGTTGTTGTAGCCGCAATCTCGATAGCGCTCGACGACGTAAAATAAGCAACGGCCAGAATCGCCGCAAGCAGTCCCAGCATCGATAGATTTTGCTTCATGACAATCTCCTCCTAGCTATAAATCGAAAGCTCCGGCACAAAGCCTGTAAAACGGTACAGCTGCGCCGCACGCTGCGAATACTGATTGGATTGCTTCAGACTTCCGTCCGCGTGGCGGACTTCTTCAATTAGACCCTTGCGGCTTTGCGTGGAGGTCACTTTGCGGATAAAGTTCTTCTCCTCAAACGCCGGCACAACCGTCTGAATAATCTGATACAGCTCCCCAATCGTAAATTCCTCCGGTAAAAATTCCTTGGCGATTGGCTCAGTCACCATCTGCTGCTGAATCCGCCGGTAAGCGTCACGGATAATTCCATGATGGTCAAAAGCCAACTCCATCTCGAGCGCTTCGCTTAGCGGGAACAGCTGCACGTCCTCCGCATCATCCGATGCTTTTCTATCCTTCAAGTAACGCTCATTCACGAGCGCGCAGAACGCATGGCTGATCATCCAGCCCCGCGGGTCGCGTCCCGGCTTGCTGTATACCTTCAGAAATTCCATGCGCACCCGCTCGACACCGGCTTCCTCCTTCAGCTCCCGGATCGCGCATTCCTCCACGGTCTCGGTCTCGCGGGTAAACCCGCCCGGCAAAGCCCATTGCCCCTCAAAAGGCCACACCTTCCGCCGAATCAGCAGCACCTGCAGTTCCCTGTTAGGCAGAGCTTTCTTTCCCTTCTCTTTCTCTTGCGAGGTAATCGTAAAAATAACAATATCCGTAGGCGCGCCGTCGGGAGTCCGGTAGTTGCTTGCGGAATAATTCGTTTCGTTTTCGTTCAGGTTCAAGGTACTGGGCCTCCTCCGCAACTCATATTATCACTTTGATAATATCAATATGACATAATAAAAAGAAATGTGCAAGCACTTTCCGGAAAAAAGAAAAAACCGCCATACGCGAGGTAGGCGGTCATTCCCTTTACCCTTATTTCAAAACAATCCGTTCCTGCTCATCGGATTGCACGTAATCCAGCTCAATGGCTTTCTGAATGCCGTTTCGAATCACCCGGTCAAGCGCATTGCCTGATCTTGCATAGCCGAGTTGCTTCACAACCTGCTTGATCAGATCCTCTTGCGGCAGGCTGATTTGCGCTGCAAGGACAGCCTTCACCGCTGCCGCAACCTCCTCCGCAGGCAGCTCTTCCGCCGCCCGTCTTGCTTCTTCGGTTGCAACCCTGTACCGGTCGTAACCTGACGGTTCGCTGCCTTCCGGCCAGTAGAACACGGCTCCATCCGAGACCGTCTCCACAGGCTTAAGCCGTACAATCAGATCGGCGAGACGCTGATCAAGCTTAGCTCCAAGACGGGTTATGCCCCATGCCTGCAGCACCCGCTTAGCCAGCAGACTGCGGCTGATTGGCCCTTCCTGGCGGATGACCTGCTTGATCTGTCCAAGGATCAACTCCGTCGATGCGGGAGAATAGAAGTGGTCTGTTCCAAGCGAGACCGGTTCAAGCTGGCACGGGGTATACGAAAGCGACGAATCCTGCTTAACCGTCGTCGAGTCAACCGCTGCAGGTTCTTCCGAAGCTTCCGCAACATCCGCAGCAGTGGAAGAAGCGGACTCCGAATGAATCGTTACAGTAGGCTCAGATGGTACAGGCCGCTCTGCCACAGCCGTTATTTCCTTGGCTTGTTCCTTAGCTTTCTCTATAGCTCCGACCACCTGCCGGATAACATTCCCCTTGTTCTCCCACCATTCCGGACTCCATACGCGAACTAGGTTCCAGCCAAGCTGCTCCAGCACCTGCTCGCGTAAAATATCCCTGTCGCGAGCGGCCTCCGCATCCCGATACATCGGTCCGTCAAGCAATATCCCAAGCACGTATTGCCCTTTGTTCACCGGGTCAAGCACCCCAAGATCAATCCGGTAGCCCGACGCGCCTACATGCTGCTCCGTTTCATAACCAAGAGCCTTCAGCTCGTCAGCAAGGCTGCGATGAAGATTGGACACCAGTGAGATTTGCTCGGAGGCTGAGCTCGCCGGCAGCGCGCGCTGACCTTTTTCTGCGTAATCCAGGAAGGCTTTGAGGCCAAGAACGCCCTGCGCGCTGATTCGGCTCGCGTTCAAATGATGCGACATTAACGTCGAGTAAACCATCATTTCATATCTGGCACGGGATACGGCGACGTTCAGACGGCGCCAGCCGCCCTGCCGGTTCAGCGGCCCGAAGTTCAGATTCACCTTGCCGGCTGCATCCGGTCCGTAACCAACGGAGAACAGGATCACATCCCGCTCATCGCCCTGCACGTTCTCCAGGTTTTTCACAAAAATGGGCTCCGGAAGCTTCGCAAATAACAGATCCAGCTCCTGATCCTGCTTCATCGCTTCCTCGAGCAAATCCTCGATCAAGGTCTGCTGAACGGAGCTAAACGTTACGACCCCAATACTGCGCTGGCGCAAGACCGGATCCTTCACTCTTCGAATCATTTCCGCCACAACCGCTTCGCCCTCCGCCCGGTTCTGCTTCGAGCGACCGCGGTCATAATACCCTTCGATCGGTATGAGGGTCACGCTGGAGACCGGCTCATCCGGGGACGGAAAGGTCATCAGCTTGTTCTCGTAATAATGCGCATTGCTGAAAGCAATCAGGCTCTCATGCCGGCTTCGGTAATGCCAAGTGAGATGCCGCTCCGGCATGCCTAGCGCCAAGCAGTCGTCCAAGATGCTTTCCATATCCTGCAGCGCCTCTTCCTCATCCACCTCGCTTGAGTTCTTCAAGAAGAAGCTTGTTGGCGGCAGCTGCTTCGGATCGCCTACGATAACGGCTTGATGCCCTCTCGCGAGCGCTCCAACCGCTTGAGCCGTCGGCACCTGGGACGCTTCGTCAAAGATAACCAGATCAAACTTGGCGCCACTCGGATCCAAATACTGCGCAACTGAAATCGGGCTCATCAGCATGCAAGGCGTCAGCCTTGGAAGAAGATTCGGGATCGTCTCGAACAGCTTGCGAATGGAGAGATTCCGTCCCCCGCTGCGAATGGCTCGCTGCAAAATACCCGCCTCGGAGCTTTGCGCGGCTTCTACCGTCATTTGCGGGATTTTGGCCGATAAACGTGCCGCAATCTCCTGCTGGGTTAAGCTCAAATATTGGTGATCCGCGGCTCTGAACCTCTCGATCGTATCCTCGAATAATTTGCCCGAGAAGGCTTGCAGACTGTTATCCCTCGCAATCATGTAGTTGGCAATGGATTTGTACAGCCCTCTCTCATAGGCGGCAATCAGCTGGGCATTAGCGACCTGGCCTTCCTCATACGGCGTAATAAGAGACAACAAGCCTGCTTCTACCGCTTCCGTGCGGACCCTGCGCCAAGTCGTCCATTCGCGCAGCCGCTCCATATGCGTGGACCATAGCTTCGCTTTGTCGGCGATATATACAAGCCATTCCCCTGCATGTTCCGATGTCCGCAGCTTCTCGAATGGAATGCTCAGCAGTCTGGCTAGCTCCATCTCGTCTGCATTAATCTGTTGATCAAGACTTCCTACTCCTTGCAGGAGGGTAATCTGAGCCTGATCATGACGGCCATCCAGAAGGACATCCGTCATTTGCTGTCTCAAGGAATTCGCAGCAGTCCGGCTGCCGGACCATTGAACAAGCGTTGCTTGCAGCTTTTCTACCCAATCGCAGGCCGCAGCAAGCTCCTCCCATTTGCCGTCCTCCGCATCCGCCCATGCCTGACCAAGATAAGGCGCCACAGCTGCCTTCATCGCCTTCAGCTTCAACTCTTCTTCCTGCCAGGCGGTTAGTTCCACGAGAGCCGGCTTAACCTGATCCTTTGAGAAGGAAGAGGCGTTAGCTGCCAGACCTTTTAACCGTTTGGAAATACGCTTTTGCCCCGACCACTTCGGCAGGAACCATTGCAGCTCCGTCCGATCCCATTCCGCTAGAATGGATTTCGCATCGATTCGGGTGACTTCCGGGGTAAATCTAGCGAACACCTTCGCCCGGAGCTGATCTCTGCGCTTGCCCTGCTCGGCGGTTGCCCTCACTTGCGCTACAGCCTCTTCGATATCAGCAGCCTGAAGGAAGGCCGGCTTGATCTCGGGAACTCGGCTCGCCTGCTCGCAGAGCAACATCAGCACCTGAAGACGCTGGTAGCTGAGACTTTCCGCTACCACATTCAGCTGGAGACGGCTCTCCGCTTGACCTATTGCTTCACGCAGTTGAGCCAGCAGCGGAATATACCGCTTCAGCACCTGATCCGCTTCCGATTTGATCGCTTGCGAGTAGGTAGTAAGCTCAGCGTCGCTCAATGGGTGAAGATGCGGCTCTCCGCAATCCGCTCCCGCGATTTGCAGCCTTGCCGCGAGATCCTTCCAGAGGATCAGCTTTTCCGGCGTTAAGGCATCTATAGAAGCATCGTCGAAATAGACGACGGCAGGAGCCTCTCCCGCTTGTTCGTACCCGGCTATCGCTTCGAACAAGGTCATGCCGAAAGGATATTTACGGTGAAGAGCCGATACATAACCGTTCAGCTCGTTCCTGAGCTGGAACAGACGGTCCGCTTGGCTGCTCCAGGAATTCGGTGCCGGGATCTTTTTCGCCTCAATAGCGGCAGCTAATTGATCCAGAACGGATTTTTTCGTGCTCTTATTCGAATGCAGCTCCAGGCAAAACGGACCAAGCCCAATCTGCTCCAAACGGCGCTGCACGACGGATAAGGCCGCCATTTTCTCCGCGACGAACAAGACCCGCTTCCCTTGCGCCAGCGCATTAGCAATCATGTTCGTAATTGTCTGCGATTTGCCCGTTCCCGGAGGACCATGAAGGACAAAGCTTTGACCGCCTGCCGCTGCACGCACCGCCGATAACTGCGAGGAATCCGCGCTGATCGGAATCGATAACCGAGTCGGATGATCCAGATCAAGCGGAGTTGTCTCCTCCGGCTGCTCCTCCCATTTCAACTGGCCCTCCATCAGGCTGGCTACGATTTTATTGCGGGCAAGCTTATCGGCATGCGTGCGGATATCATTCCACATGACGAATTGGCCAAAGGAGAACAATCCCAGGTAGGCGGTTTCCTCCACATCCCATCTCGGAACCTGAATAAGCGCATGGCGGAACACATGGAATACTTGCTTCAGGGCAATGCCCTTCTCGTCGCGAGGCAGAGGGTCTAACCCGTCAATGCCGATGCCGTAATCCTGTTTCAGCATTTCCAGCAGCGTAATGTTCATCTGCGGCTCTTCGTCTCTGGCCCGGATGACATAGCCTTGTCGCGAAGACTTCCGGATAATATCAACCGGAATCAAAGCAATTGGAGCATAACGAGGCAGCTCGCTGACCGGAGTCTCATACCATTTTAGAAGGCCCAGCGCCAGATACAGCGTATTGGCCCCATTTTCCTCAAGGGAGACTCTGGCCGAACGGTACAGATGCACCATTCTTCTCTCCAGCTCCACCGCATCCAGATCGACGCGCAGACGCTTCCGGTTGAACTCCTCTCTCAGAAGCTGAGCGAGCGGGTGATCGTTATTAATGCTCTGGTACAAATCCGCATTCCGGCCGTTGTTCTGCCAGTCGTTAGGCTTCGCAAGCAGTTGGAATTCCTCGCCGTCCGCCAGCGCATCCTCCAAATCTCCTAACTGAGCCGTAATGACCGGAATACTCGACTTGGACAAACGGAAGTTAAGAAGCGAATTTCTAAGCGTCAGATCAAGCAGCCTGCGTTCCCATAGCTTCTGGCGTGGGGATTGCGATAAAGCATCCACTTCGAGCGGTTTGTCAAAAACATCAACAAGCCCGGGCGCCGCCGCATCCGTCTCGCCTGGTGTCACCGCTTGAGGCTCTACGATCCAGCCTTCCGGCGTAGCCGTACGAATCGGCAGCGGGCGTACCGCCGCAGACCGGGCTCTTCGAATATCCAGCACGCAGTCGAATTGGTCGGGATCCTGGAGATGTTTTTCGGCTAATCCAACCGCTTGATCAAAGCTTGCCGTATCTCCCTCCACGAAAGCCGTCGCTTCCACCACGCAAATCTGGTTCATGCCCGAAGCGATCCGCTTCGTTAAGACGGAGATATCATCCTGCACGCTTTCCGCAAAGGTCTCCTCCTCCAGCCACAAGCCGGAGAACGCATGCCCCTTGGTAAAGACGAGCAGCGGATGCAGCCCAACCGCCTCCAGACAAGCCGTGTAGAGAAGAGACAGGTCCAGACAATTGCCCATGCGATGCGTAAAAATCGTCTCCGGCAAGCGAACGCGCTGCCCAATGACTTCAAAGCTTGGCGGCGCCACGTTATACGCGATTTTCCGGTTCTGCAAAGCTGCGTAAATGGCAGCCGCTTGCGTGCGTACCTTGTTCGGGTCCTTGCTCTGGTAAGCGGTGAACGAGGAGCTTCCGGTCCATTTGGCCAAAATATCCGCTGCCTCCCGGACGACCTGCGCAATATGATGATGATTCGGCATGACAAAAGCAGCCGTCAGCTCCGGCAGCACGGCAAGCCCGCTCCATTCATCGAAGGCTAATACGGCTATCGTCCCGCGCTCGCGGTAGACTTCCGAGTCCCCTTGAAGCACCTGCAAAGTAAGCGTCCCGGTCAACCGTTCGGACAGATTCGCCAGAAAAGACGCCGACATCTGCAGATTTACCGTTCCGAGATTCAGCGATTGGCCAGCTGGTAGGAGCGTGAAGTTTTTACTCCACTCATAAGCGAATTCGGGCTCGGATGTAATCCGGACCGTAAAGTTAGAAAGATCTTCTTCCGTATGATTATGTATCTCTATCGATCTGACGACCGGGACGTGATTCTGCTGGATGCCGTAATTGACAATCTCACTGTAGGACCAATCGCAGGATATTTGCTTATTTTCCAAAGGTTCTTGACCTCCTTGCTATTCAGTTTCTATCAAATGATGTCAGTAGATTTACTATTTACTATTTACTATAGCACTAAAGAATTAGGATTTCTGCTAAATTCGACACCGTTCTGAGTTCCCGTGACAGAAAAAAGAGAGAGATTCAAACTGGATCCTACAGTTGTTGGGCTGTAAGAACCGTTTTGTTCCTCTCTCTTTTTTAAACAGATCGCTCCACTATTATACTGTTACATCCCAACAATCATGTCTATAGATAAAAACTGGCAACTACAACGTCAGCGCCTGCCCATAACGGGCCAGATACGCTTCCTTGTCCTTGTAATCGGGCATGATGCTTCCGACCAGACGCCAGAAGGATCGGTCATGGTTCATATGCGTAAGATGGCAGAGCTCATGGATAATAACATAATCGATCACCTCAACCGGTGCCATTGCGAGGCGGTAGTTGAAGGTCAGCTTTTTGCTGGAGCTGCAGCTCCCCCACTTGGTCGCTGACTCGACAATGTCAACCGACTTGGGCTTTACCTTCAGCTTCTCCTGATACGGCTTAATCCGCTCCGCTACAACCTTCTTGCAGCTGGCAAAATAAAACTTCCGGAGATTCAGCTTCAGCTCCTCTTCCGTTAAGCCTTCCGTCTCGATCAATTCATGGAGAGAATAGTATTTACCTAGGTGAAGGAATCTTCCTTCGTCCTCATACTCCCTGGTCTTAGGCGCTGCTGCTTGTACCTTCTCAATAGCCTGCAGTCTGCTCACGATTTCTTTTTCATGCTGCTTCACAGCTTGCTGAATCACTTCATCGCTTGTATCGTTAGGAGCCTTCACCGTAATGTGCCCCATCGAATCCATCTGGAGATACAGCTTCTTTCTGACGCCATAAAGGACGTTCACGTCTATTGTGTAATTATCTAGCTGGATTTTCATAGTCACCATCGTTCCTCATCATTGTATAGGTATAACAATAACACAAAGCACATCCCATCAGCCGCTGGTTCTTCACGAACCTCGCTTCAGACAAGATGTGCTTTTCATGATCATTCCTATATGCTCGGCCACCTTCTACTCCCCGCGAACCAATCGAAAGCCTTGATCCGGCCCAAAGCCGTTTGGCTCGAACTTGCCCCGGAAGGCAGACACGGCGCTGCCGATATCGCCAATCCATCCGCCGCCTTTGACGACCCGCATCGCGCCTTGCGGTACATCCTGCCCAACATACCAGTCCCAGCACCATTCCCGTACATTCCCCGTCATATCGTATAAGCCTAATTCGTTAGGCTTCTTGATGCCGATCGTTTTGGTCGTATCGTGATTGTTCTCTATCGCGGGCCAGGTCCAGTCTCCCTCTAGATACTTGTCCCCGGCGTTTCTCCAATACCAGGCGACTTCATTCACGTTATTGCTTCCGCTGTAGGTAAAGCTCTTGCTCTGCTGTCCGCCGCTAGCGGCATATTCCCATTCCTCCTCCGTCGGCAGCCGGTAACCGTTAGCGCCTTCGTTAATCATAACCGTCCATTTGAGCTGATCGTTCTCGCTCTTGTTATTCGGATCCTTCGTATTCTTGTCTACGCTGTAATAAGGCTTAAGCCCTTCCTTCACGCTTCTCGCATTGCAATATTCAATCACGTCGTACCAGCTGACCATCTCGACCGGCTGCTTGGCGCCGCTGAATTGGGAGGGGTTGCTTCCCATCACGTTAACCCACTCTTCCTGCGTGACCTCGTATTTGCCGATATAAAAGTCCGGAAGCTTGATTTCTTTGCCATGGTAGCTGGATTTCGTATTGGCAAAAGCTCCGCCTTTCACCAGCACAAAGCGGTCATCCTTCTTGTCCTCCGACTTGGCAGGCTGAACCACGGCTGCGTCTTGAGCAGGCTTTTTCTGCGCGTTCTTATCCGGCTGCGGCTCCTCCGAGCAAGCGCTAACCAAGATTAATGCTGCTAATAGAGAGCAGGTTAAAAGCTTTCTCATCGGTTATTCTCCTTTGAGCATTCGAAATAGAGAAGGCCGCCGTCAGGGAGACCGGCCGGCCTTGGCTCTTTTTATTCCTATGGTAAAAGCAAGCAGGCTCTCTTAGTAACTTATTAGATTACCACACCGTTACGTTCGAGCTGCCGCTGCTTTGATAGCCTTCCGTCGCGAGGACCTGGTAGGACCAGCTGCTGCCCAGGTTCATGCCTTTGCTCTTCCAAGCGTTAACATGGTTGGCGAACGTAATGGCGACGTTGCTGCCAGTCGCTCTCTTCGATTGACGGACGCTCCAATACTGCGTGAAGGTAGCCGTTCCATCGATGGATGGCGCGTTGACGCGTTGAGCCGTGTAGATGTCGTAAGTGCCGCCGTCGCTGCTCACCGTCCCTTTATAAGTACCGGTAGGCCGGTATGTACCCCAGCTGTCTACCACGTAATATTCAATCAGGGAGTTTCTAGTCCAGCCATACAGGGTCAGATAGCCATTGCCGCTTGGCGCCCATACGCCCGCGTTATAGTTGATTACCCGGGATGCCGAGCCGGTATTCCAGCCCTTGCCTACCACGAAGTTGCCGGTATTCGACCAATTCACGCTATAGTTGCCGCCGGAGCCGTTAACCGCGTTCACAGTTCCGCCGCCATCCGTCCAGTTCTGCCAGTAGTCTGTTGCCGCATTTGCCGTTGCCGCGAATAAACCGATGCTCATGGATGCTGCCAGTACTGCTGTCATAACCTTCTTTTTCAACTTAAACATAATCTACCTCCTGGGATTTGTATTGGCTTGTCACAACATTGTACCTACGACTTAACGTGAATCATCTCTGCGCGCTGATTCTCTATGAAGTAGATTGTTATTGTGTCTGACCCTCTCTGCTAAGCTTGGCGGCCACCTCCTTCTGAACAAGATTATAGAGAGAAAACGCTTACAAAATAAGGAACAAATTAAAGGGTTATCCCCCTTGGATTTCACTTGTATACAAGATTTTTGTTTTTGGAGCTCCATCGCAAAAAGTAAAGATAGTTCCATTACATGTAAAATTAATTGGATGAATACGCTTCCAAACTTTTCTATAATAAAGCGGCGTAATCGAATACGGAAGGGGGAACATCTGCGAGCTATTGCTTGGCATACGCATTCACCATCACATCTTAGACGAGACACTAGCAGCATGACCATCGTCCACAAAGGAGTGAGCAGGTAATGAAGATAAGCAATCCGCTTCAAAAAAGCCTTTCATTTGTTCTAGCGCTTGTTCTCGCTATTCCATTAATCTCCCCTGCCAAGGCTGCTGCCGCCGAATCGGCGCCAACCATGGTTACCATTGACGGCGACGCCGCCGATACCAACCCTGCCAATACGTTCAAAGGCTACGGCCTTGTGTCCGCCAACAATACATCCCGCCTGCTGCTGGACTATAAGGAAGAGCATCCCGACCAGTACTGGGAAATGATGAATCTGTTATTCAATCAGGACACCGGAGCTGGCATCAACGATATTAAGATCGAGATGGGCAACGACTCCAACACCTCCTCCGGCACTGAGCCCTCCACCAAGCGGTCTGCTGACGAAGAAGCCAATGTCCGCCGCGGAGCCGGTTACATATTTGCAGCCGATGCCAAAACGATCAATCCCGACATTAAAGTCAGCATCCTCCGCTGGACGCAGCCAGGCTGGGTGCAGCCATGGAGCGACGGTAATACGGATCCTTCCCAGCCCGCTACACTAGCCGCCTACGAAAGAATGTACAAGTGGTACAAAGATACCGCTATTGCCATTCATAACACCTACGGCTACGACCTCGACTACATTAACCCGGACCGCAACGAGACAGGCACTCCTAACGTCAACTTCATCAAGTGGTTCGCGAACCGCATGCGCAGCGACGCGGAATTTCCTAACTACAACAAGATCAAGATTATTGCTTCCGACGAAAATACTTCCCTCAACATTCCGACCCGCATGCTGGCGGACCCGGATCTGATGAACGCCGTGGACGTGATGGCTTATCACTATAACATGGCGACCAGCGCCGACTACCTGAAAGTCAACGAGCAGAACCAGAAGGAAGTCTGGTACAGCGAAGGCGTTGCGCCTCAGACGTTCGCCAAGTACCGTGCCAATTCGGATGAAAAATTCGGCGGCGTCGCCAGCGCGCTGGACGTGGCCGGCCGCTTCATCGGCATGTATACGCAAGGCAAGCGAACGCATTACATGTTCCAGCCTGCGATAGGCGCTTTCTACAGCGGCGCTCCGTACAGCAGCAAGGAGCTAATCGGTGCAAGAGATCCATGGTCCGGCTACTACGTGCCAGACGTGGGTATTCAGACGGTCATGCAATTTACGCAATTCGCCGCCAATGACTGGATGTACATTCCGGACGCAAGTCTTGGCGTAATCGGCAGCCGCGGCAACAGCGAGATGGACGGCAATGCGGCCGGAGCGGAATATAACCGCCTTGCTTTTGTCAGCCCGGATAAGAAGGACTTCTCCGTCGTAATGGTTAATGACAGCGACCGGGTGGCGGAATACCAATTCGACGTGAAGAAAAATATCGCCAACGCCGGCAACCCGCTCCAGGTGTGGGAAACACGCGGTGCCGACGCCGGGCAGGCTTACGACGCCAACTGGTACAAGCAGCTTGCTAACCTTGCTTCGACCGACAATGGTGACGTCTATTCGTATACCCTTACGGTCAAACCGCATTCCATGGTCAGCGTGACTAGCACGACGGTCAACCCGAATACAGGCAATCCGCGCACGCCATATACGCGCAATAACGATATTCCGAAGCAATCCGTGTTGGATGTTGACGGAAGCAATCCTGCCGTCCTGTACGAGGATGATTTCGAATATGCGGATTATCCTGCGGACAGCAACGGCCTAAGCTACATGGAGCGTCGCGGAGGTACGCCTCGTTATACCGCCGACCAGGGCGGTGCCTTTGAGGTGTATCCGGGCATCGGCCAGGACGGCTCCAACGGCATGAAGCAGATAGTCTACTCCGGCAACAAGCCGGGTACTTGGGCAACAACGCCATTCTCGTACACCGTGCTTGGCGATGAACGTTGGGCGAACTATGAGACATCCATTGATTTCAAGATGGATCAGGACCCGACCCATACCGGAGACAACTATGTCGCGATCGGCATGCGCCATAAGCTGAACGGCACTACCTCCGATTCGGAATCCGGCTATAAGTTCCGGATCTATGCGGATGGAACATGGCGCCTGATCCGCTTGACCGCTACGGTTGCAAGCGGCACTTTAACAAGTTTTGATGCTTCCAAATGGCATCGTATCTCCATTAAAGGAGCCAGCCAATTCATTACCGCATCCCTAGACGGCGAAGTTGTAACAACCTACAACGATACGGCTAGCGGAGCTCCGCTCTCCGGTCAGGTCATGATTCAAACAAGCCTGCAGCAATCCGTTTTTGACAACCTGAAGGTTGAAGCGGTTAACGGTTATGTGCCTTACGCAACGGAACGGGTCGATGATCTGGATTCCCGCGTTACCTACCATGAAGGCAGCTTCCCATGGTCGCATAGCATATCCGGCGGTGCCGGCCGGTTGAACCGGACGATCTCCACCAGCGGAACAAGCATCCTGTTCAGCAGCACCTCCAAGACCGAGAGCACATTGAACCGTTGGTACATGGTCAAGAATGAAGGCAATACCGCGGCTTGGAGCTCGAACAGCACCAATGCATGGGCCGGCGAGACGGGCAGCTATGCCTCCCTCACCTTTAACGGAACCGGCATCTCCGTATACGGCCAAGGGCAAGGCACCAACGCGGTTGTCCGGA
This region of Paenibacillus sp. JDR-2 genomic DNA includes:
- a CDS encoding AAA family ATPase, yielding MPVKKVGLTLGKFAPFHRGHQHVVETALREVDHLIVVIYDSPEVTPVPLSVRARWIRKLYPTVEVLEAWDGPSDSGDTPEVKRIQENYILGLLGGRKVTHFYSSEFYGEHMSEALGAVNRQVDPLRETFPVSGTKVREGLFENKSLVEPAVYRDLITNAVFLGAPSTGKTTLASRLAVELQTVWMPEYGREYWEEHQIERRLTLEQLVEIAEGHLEREERLLLEARDALFVDTNAITTYMFSLYYHGEAHPKLKEMAVHCVSRYDLVFLCEDDIPYDDTPDRSGEVNRSIFQKQIVADLIERKIPFIPLRGSLEERVQQVKAVLGRYEKYRNPYEWMEVLR
- the pnuC gene encoding nicotinamide riboside transporter PnuC, whose protein sequence is MKQNLSMLGLLAAILAVAYFTSSSAIEIAATTTGLAAVWLTAKEKMWTWPISLVNVACFFYMFLDVKLYADMTLQVFFFVLSLYGWAVWMTKREGAAVRPTRTWTPRMAALLLAFLVVFTVAWGYILERYTDASIPYLDAFIATLSLVAQFLLSYKILQSWYFWIVVDVLSIGMYFYKELYATSFLYVIFLGIAIMGLVEWKREYARRASAIQAQQNEVNTYAG
- a CDS encoding NUDIX domain-containing protein, giving the protein MNLNENETNYSASNYRTPDGAPTDIVIFTITSQEKEKGKKALPNRELQVLLIRRKVWPFEGQWALPGGFTRETETVEECAIRELKEEAGVERVRMEFLKVYSKPGRDPRGWMISHAFCALVNERYLKDRKASDDAEDVQLFPLSEALEMELAFDHHGIIRDAYRRIQQQMVTEPIAKEFLPEEFTIGELYQIIQTVVPAFEEKNFIRKVTSTQSRKGLIEEVRHADGSLKQSNQYSQRAAQLYRFTGFVPELSIYS